In the genome of Roseovarius sp. Pro17, the window GCAGGAACGACCGTGTTCGACGCAGCAGCCGGCAGCGACGCGGGCTTTCTCACCCTCCCCGGCAGCTGGCGCTATCCACAACCAGGTGCGCCACTGCTGCATAGCGCGCATATCTGGCGCCGCGCAGACGAGGATGAGCCGATGTATCCCAAATGGTGTCTTGTGCCGGGCGGCCCACAACAGGGCAAAAGCTGGCGCACCCATGGGATCAAGGGTTTGACCAATCAGCCCCAGCACGAGTTTGGATTCTTCCACTGCCGGATGATCTCCGAAAGCTGGCACTACGATCGCTCGGAATACACCCAACTGGCGCTGGAACTAGATCCCTTGGCGGAAAAACTGCTCACACCTGCCGTTGACACGCCTCAAGTCGCCGGCCAAGGACACCAACAAAGCTAGGGCGAAAGCAACGTGACCCGCGGGCGCGCGTCAATCTGGGCAACGTCGCTATCATAGAGCCGCGTGAGATGCGCGCGCTCTGACGCAGTCCACGGGTCATAGCCAGGGAACTCCGGTCCACGCGGATAGGCGTCCTGAATTTCCACCCGGCGTGCCAGCGCGGCATCGCCGCCGTTGCGCTCAATCTCGATCAGCAACTCCTGCACCGCGCGGTGGCTCGCCGACGGTCGCCCACGCGAACGCTTGGGCATTACCAATGTGCCCACGTCGAAACCCGGCCCGCACAGATTGCCGATGACCCTTTGCGACAGTGCGCCAAAATCCTCGTGCCGCCAGATGGTCAGTTGCGCATCCGGAAAGCATGACAACACCTCGTCGATGAACCCCGTCCAGCTAGGCAGGTTCGACAGAACCGCGCGCTTCATCTGCGCCTCGGGTATGACGTTGTCGCCCGTGGCCGACCGTAGGAATTCGACAAACACCGAGGCAAAGAAATCCGCATAGTTGCGCAGTCCCAGATGCACCTCGCTCACCGGATAAGGGATATACTGCGCAAAGATCGGCAGCAGCACCTCGCGCCGGCTGTAGAGATGGCCCGAGCGCACGCAATGCCCACTATGGCCCGGCATGTTTTCGTCCGAGATGACGATACGCTCACCCGGCCCCGCGCCGATGCCCTTGAAAAAGGCAGTCGCCTTACGGCTCAGCATGTCGTCCGGCATCTTGGTCTTGTAATTCAGTCCCAGCTTTTCATAGCCGTTCAGCTGCGTCGGAAAGGTGTATTCCTTGCGCGTGTCGCGGTGATGCACGTAATGCACGCCGCTTTTGCGCAGCCGCCCGGCGTTGCGTTGCAGGATCGACTGGATGTGGCTGGTCGCCGTCTTGTGAACGCCGCCATGCACCACCACTTCGGGTGTGCCCTTGCCCATTGCCCTAGCCCTCTTGCAACTCCGGCGCAGCGTTGATCACCTTGATCTGACCCCGAAACGCATCCCAGCCATCGCGCTTGCGCAGCTCTTCGATCTTGGCGCGATGCCACTCGATTGCACCCTTGTGCAGGCGCGCCAATTCGGGGTCCTTGAGCAGCTTGGCCATTTCCTTGCGCAAGCCCGGCAGGCGCGCATGGATCGACGTATCTGCCTCGGAATTATAATTCATGTTCGACCAATAGGTGATGCCCTGATCGTCGCCAACATGATTGGTCCGGCCCCGGTCGCGTTTCACCAGAAAGCTATCGACAGAACGCACGGCATAATGATGCAGCCGCGCATAATCATGGGCAAAGCCGTCATAGGCCTTCCACCCTTGCTCAAGATACAGATCCGGCATCGGCTGCCCTCCGCCGTCGACCCATGCGACATCGCCGCGATCAAGGTGAAAGGATGGGCGGTGAATGCGCAGCTTGTTGAAGCGGTCATTGTTGCGCACAAGGGTTTTCATGCCCAGCGCACGGTAGTTGGGAAATTCCAGCTCACCGCAGCCGTGATCAAACTGCTCGATCACGAAATCCTCGCAGTAATCGACCCGCCCGCTATTGCCCATCAGCTTCCAGCAGACGGAAATCGCGTCAGCATCGCCCACGGCGGCGAACAAATCGTCCAGCCGTCCCTCACCCACGCGCACGTTCAGGAATTCATCGCAATCCGCGCAGATCAGCCAATCGGCGTTCTGCACGATCTCTTGCTTTTTTGCGTCTCTCAACGCGCTGCGCTGGGGGCTGCCGCCGGGTTTGAACTGGTTCTGGCGATGCTGCGCCAGCCCCAACTCGTTCAGCCGTTTGGCAATCAAATCGGTCCCGTCATCGCAATCGTTGGTGTAGATCAGAAAATCAGTGAATCCGATCAGGCGGTTATACGCCACCCATTCCAGCATAAAGGGGCCTTCGTTTTTCATCGTAGTGACGATGACGCGGCTTTGATCGGGTTGTTTGGCCGGCGCTTTCTGCCCCGGATTGGATGGCGCCACAATGCGCGCCTTGGATCCGTCCTCAGGCACCTTCACGCCCTTTATCTTTGGCTGCTTGGCGATATCGGCCAGTGCCTCAGGGGCAGGCGCCGCGGGCGCGACCTCTGGTGCAGGAGCGACCTCAGCCGTCTCCTCTTCCAGCTGGCGCTTGCGCTTGCGCAAACGGCGGCGGAACGCCTTGTCGAACGCATCGGCGACCTCAACACGTCCCTTTTGGCGGAAATAGTCGGACAGGGCGCCGCGATACCACGGCAGGTTGCGACGGTCGCGATAGAGGCGGTAAAATTCCGGCTCGGTCAACTCATCCATGATGCAATGCGTCATCACCGCCTTGAGCGCGCCGATCTTGCGCAGGAACACAG includes:
- a CDS encoding glycosyltransferase family 2 protein — protein: MTQHKVGYMAEQAAGDSPETPLWLDDLRPGAEGEGFFEKNLRHSLMFVKRPSDRLLVTFDNLSNVNDDSVMREPWAFKFASDSGYCHLGVMAHVSDWYRDAALIRRFEGLVAQGFFEGYERVVFAGVSMGGYASLAFSSLVPGAHVVAINPQSTLDPDLVPWETRYENGQRQDWTLPLADGAALTAGAGRVNVFYDPHFELDQKHVDRFHGDNVRIFKCWFSSHKTAVFLRKIGALKAVMTHCIMDELTEPEFYRLYRDRRNLPWYRGALSDYFRQKGRVEVADAFDKAFRRRLRKRKRQLEEETAEVAPAPEVAPAAPAPEALADIAKQPKIKGVKVPEDGSKARIVAPSNPGQKAPAKQPDQSRVIVTTMKNEGPFMLEWVAYNRLIGFTDFLIYTNDCDDGTDLIAKRLNELGLAQHRQNQFKPGGSPQRSALRDAKKQEIVQNADWLICADCDEFLNVRVGEGRLDDLFAAVGDADAISVCWKLMGNSGRVDYCEDFVIEQFDHGCGELEFPNYRALGMKTLVRNNDRFNKLRIHRPSFHLDRGDVAWVDGGGQPMPDLYLEQGWKAYDGFAHDYARLHHYAVRSVDSFLVKRDRGRTNHVGDDQGITYWSNMNYNSEADTSIHARLPGLRKEMAKLLKDPELARLHKGAIEWHRAKIEELRKRDGWDAFRGQIKVINAAPELQEG